Below is a window of Pseudodesulfovibrio sp. 5S69 DNA.
CGGCCTGGTGGACAACGACGAGTACATGGCCGCCCATTTGGACCAAGTGGCCGAGTTCGACCGCCGGGCCGAACAGGATATCGCCATCGGCTGGTAGCGGGCTCAGTCGAAGAGCAGCCCGAGCGCCTTCTGCAGGGCCTCCCGGTCCACTTCCCAACCGCCCGACCAGGCCGGTTTCAGGCTGATGGTCCGCTCCCCGGCGCGCAGGGCGTAGCAATGCAGGCGCATGTTCGTACGCGACGTGCGGGACCCGCTCTTTCCGTACTTTCTGTCTCCGACAACGGGGTGCCCGCGCGAGGCGAGCTGCACCCGGATCTGGTGCGTACGCCCGGTGAGCAGCCGCACGGCCAGCAGCGAGCGGTCCCGGCCCGCGGCAAGGACCGTCACCCGCGCCAGGGCCGTCTTGCCCGACCCGGTGCGGACCCTTTCCCTGCCCGGTGCGCCGCGCTTCTCCATGACGTCCTCAAGCAACGCGCCGTCCTGCTCGTCCCAACGTCCCTCCACCCAGGCCAGGTAAACCTTGGCCACGCCGTTTGACGCAAAGAGGTCGTTGAGTTCGCGCAGGGCCTCGTAGCTCTTGGCAGCCAGGAGCAGGCCCGAGGTGTCCCGGTCCAGGCGGTGGGCCAGGGTGGGCATGAACGCGGCGTCGCGGTACTTGGCCCGCAGTCGCGCCGTGACCGAATCGGTCACCCCGTCGCCGCCGTGGGCCGCCAGCCCGGCGGGCTTGGCCACGGCCAGCAGCTCGGCGTCCTCATAGGCCACCTTCAGGTCGCCTGTCTCCGACACCTGTTTACTCTCGCCCGGCGTGTACGGCGGAATGCGCACGGTCTGCCCGGCCTCGATGCGGTCAAAAGGCTTTTTGCGGCCCTTGTCCACGCGCACCTGGCCGGTGCGGATCCATTTCTGGATGGCCGAACGCGGCACGTCGCCGGTCAGCCGCCGCTCCAGGAACTGCAACAATTTCTGGCCCGACTCGGCCTGCGTGACGATAACGAATTGTGTTTCCGGCATGATGGGAGAATGCCTCCCCCGGCCCCCCATCCCCTCCTTTTCCTGAACTTTTTTGGTCGCTTCGCGAGGGAGGGGGCGGGGGGAGAGTTATGGGGTGGTTATTTTTTGTACCAGGTGCCGTCGGGGTTTTGCAGCCAGGTGCCGGCCGGGGCCTGCTTGGCTACACGGGAGGCCCGGCGCTGACCCACCAGGTCCGGAGTGGTTTTGATCTTCTTGGCGATGGCCGCGTAGACCGTGGCCCGGTCCTTGTTCTCGGCGGCCACCACATCGGCCTGTTTCTCCGGGCCCCGGAATTCGAGAAAGCCCTGATTGTTCTCGCCCACCGTGCCGTCGGCCAACAGCGCAGCCACCACGGGCTTGCGGGCGATGAACCGGTCCTTGAGGGGCCCGGCCAGGGCGGCGCTGGCCGCCAGCCCGAGGACAAGGGTGAATATGAGGACGAGTCGTGTCTTATTGCGCATTGGTCGCCTCCGGTGCGGCTGGGGCTTCGTCGACGTCGGAGAAGAAATCGTCCAGGGCCCGGTCGACCCGGACGTTCACGTCGATGGTGATATGGATGGGCTTGACCTCCACCGGGGCCACCTCCACCTTGTGGCTGGTGGAACAGCCCAGGGCGAGGAGCAGCACGAGGCAGGCCGTCGCGGCTAAACAATGTTTCATGGCATGTTCTCCCTATTCGATCATGCTTGTGATGTCTTTATACAGCAAAATACGGTCCAGCGGTACGCTGAAATTCACGTCCAGGCGCAAGCCCTGGAAATTGGAGCCCTTGACGTCGCCGGTCACACGGATGAACCCGCCGAACTCCCGCTTGTACACGAACGGCAGGGTCGAGGCGGGCTTGCCGTCCAGGGAAAGCCGCACCAGCAGGTCCTCGCCCACGGTGTCCGCCTTGATGCGCACCCACTTGTAGTCGAAATCCCGGACCGCCTCGCGGGCCAGTTCGATCTGGCCGCGTTCGGGCGTGCCCTCGGGGATGGCGTCCACCAGGTCCTGCATGGCCTCCACCCGGATGGTCCCGCCCTCGCCCGGCGTGGAGTGCAAAAATCCGCCGTTGAACGAAATTTTCCCGTTCTTCCAGGTCACGGGCAGCTCGCCCGACAGGGCCGCTTCGCCCTGGGCCTTGGCCAACCCGAGCTGTCCCAGGATCTCCGAGAGCTTGAGCTCGGAGCAGAAGAGGGTGACCGCGTACTCGTTGGATTCGGGCACGATGCGGAAGGCCCGGCTCGACACGTGCCCGCCGCACCAGTCGAACCCGGCCTGCTCCACCAGGATGGAACCCATGGACTCCAATTGGTACACGACCCGCCCCTTGGTCAGGGCCATGTCGCCTGCCCTGAGGGAGTCGAAGGACAGGGTCTGGGCCGGAGCGCTGCGCAGGGTGAACAGATCCGGGGTGTAGTAGGCCAGGTCTATGCCGTCGACCACCGTGTTCCCCTCGTTCATGGTCAGCCTGCCGTGGGTCAGGAAGACCCCCAGACGGCTGTCCACGCCCCGCTCACTGACATTGATCCCGCCGTCCGCGCGCAGCGTCCCGCCGAGCGTCACGCCCTTCAGCCCTGTCGCCAGCGTTGCCGGGTCGAATCCTTGGGGCAGCGCGTACCCGGCCACCTTGAAGGTTACGTCCGATTCGTTGCGGACCATGGAAGACCGGCCCGAAAAGGGTATCCGCAGGCCGGGCAGCAGTTCGGTGTACAGGGTCCCGCCGTAGGTCAGGTCCGTGCCCTCCTGGCGCACCCTGGCCTTGACGTTGCCGAGCGTGCGCTTGTCCAGCCTGAGGCCCGACAGGCTGATGGTCCCTTGCTTGTTGGCCTTGGGGGCGGGCCATTTGAGCGGCAGGGTCAGGCGCATGGGGCCGGAGGAAAATCCGGTGTTCGCCAGCCCCGTGCCCCGGGTGCCGCAGTTCAGGACCACGTCCGCCGACTCGGCACCGGCCGTGCCCTGAAGGGAAAAGATGAATCCGTTGAGTTTGATGGTCCGGCCCGAGGTGCGCACCGTCAGATGGTTCGGGTTGGCCGCAGTGAGGGAGACGTCCCACG
It encodes the following:
- a CDS encoding intermembrane phospholipid transport protein YdbH family protein, with the translated sequence MAKSPGKSILKWTVLVTPWALAVVLAAGWWLTVWTPGYLERLVPKLAADMGLALTEFHVRNAGLFSADIGPVRLGKGADGLTLANVHVTYTPASLKAGRVDAVRLDGLHLACSFDGKHFRLPVLDMLPRSGGGAEEATAPVPALPLDTLTLRDAVLDCEVMGRSVSVPIDAEITPGKTVAFEAMLTPRDQSVHVEGALGPTLDDLSLTVTADALRVGAFSDFLPVPLEGSAAVAATAEVDLADPAGAAADFSLALAGGDLRALGVGLAEGAVVEIKGRLAEREVRFSTNRVALAEPYPAALVIPAGSLGENELSAQFSLAGAGVEMGGRFDAARRPGGSGSWDVSLTAANPNHLTVRTSGRTIKLNGFIFSLQGTAGAESADVVLNCGTRGTGLANTGFSSGPMRLTLPLKWPAPKANKQGTISLSGLRLDKRTLGNVKARVRQEGTDLTYGGTLYTELLPGLRIPFSGRSSMVRNESDVTFKVAGYALPQGFDPATLATGLKGVTLGGTLRADGGINVSERGVDSRLGVFLTHGRLTMNEGNTVVDGIDLAYYTPDLFTLRSAPAQTLSFDSLRAGDMALTKGRVVYQLESMGSILVEQAGFDWCGGHVSSRAFRIVPESNEYAVTLFCSELKLSEILGQLGLAKAQGEAALSGELPVTWKNGKISFNGGFLHSTPGEGGTIRVEAMQDLVDAIPEGTPERGQIELAREAVRDFDYKWVRIKADTVGEDLLVRLSLDGKPASTLPFVYKREFGGFIRVTGDVKGSNFQGLRLDVNFSVPLDRILLYKDITSMIE
- a CDS encoding YdbL family protein gives rise to the protein MRNKTRLVLIFTLVLGLAASAALAGPLKDRFIARKPVVAALLADGTVGENNQGFLEFRGPEKQADVVAAENKDRATVYAAIAKKIKTTPDLVGQRRASRVAKQAPAGTWLQNPDGTWYKK
- a CDS encoding RluA family pseudouridine synthase, which encodes MPETQFVIVTQAESGQKLLQFLERRLTGDVPRSAIQKWIRTGQVRVDKGRKKPFDRIEAGQTVRIPPYTPGESKQVSETGDLKVAYEDAELLAVAKPAGLAAHGGDGVTDSVTARLRAKYRDAAFMPTLAHRLDRDTSGLLLAAKSYEALRELNDLFASNGVAKVYLAWVEGRWDEQDGALLEDVMEKRGAPGRERVRTGSGKTALARVTVLAAGRDRSLLAVRLLTGRTHQIRVQLASRGHPVVGDRKYGKSGSRTSRTNMRLHCYALRAGERTISLKPAWSGGWEVDREALQKALGLLFD